The following are from one region of the Nostoc cf. commune SO-36 genome:
- a CDS encoding photosystem II protein Y, protein MDIDYRIAIVLAPVAIAASWAVFNIGAAALRQIQGFLDREA, encoded by the coding sequence ATGGATATCGATTACCGTATAGCGATCGTTTTAGCACCAGTTGCGATCGCCGCTAGCTGGGCAGTGTTTAATATTGGCGCTGCGGCTTTAAGACAAATTCAAGGCTTTTTGGATAGAGAAGCTTAA
- a CDS encoding gamma carbonic anhydrase family protein, translating to MSTASYWTSPDFSQAAFIAANAVVMGSVNIAAGVSIWYGAVVRGDVERIEIGEYTNIQDGAILHGDPGFPTILEDHVTVGHRAVIHSAYIERGSLIGIGAVILDGVRVGAGSIIGAGAVVTKNVPPLSLVVGIPGKVLRQVTDVEATELIEHAQRYQKLALVHAGKATDIGFKKA from the coding sequence GTGTCTACCGCTTCTTACTGGACATCTCCTGATTTTTCTCAAGCTGCCTTCATCGCAGCTAATGCTGTTGTTATGGGTTCAGTAAATATAGCAGCAGGAGTGAGCATTTGGTATGGAGCAGTGGTTAGGGGAGATGTAGAACGGATTGAAATTGGTGAATACACAAATATTCAGGATGGTGCAATTTTACATGGCGATCCTGGTTTTCCCACAATTTTAGAAGATCATGTCACTGTAGGACATCGCGCTGTGATACATTCCGCTTACATTGAGCGTGGAAGTTTGATTGGCATAGGCGCAGTGATTTTAGACGGGGTAAGAGTGGGTGCTGGCAGCATTATCGGTGCTGGCGCAGTGGTGACAAAAAATGTACCTCCTTTGTCTCTAGTTGTGGGCATTCCTGGCAAAGTGTTACGCCAAGTAACAGATGTTGAAGCCACAGAACTGATTGAACACGCCCAACGTTACCAAAAATTAGCTTTAGTTCATGCTGGTAAGGCTACTGATATTGGGTTTAAAAAGGCTTAG
- a CDS encoding TIGR02652 family protein, whose translation MNPGLQYPMFGPEIQCPHCRQTIPALTLTDTYLCPRHGAFEANPKNGELIHLQSGRHWRRWNNEWYRQHTHPDGIRFEIHEALDKLYTQGFRATRVVIARRYQELMSGYLERSTPWRSGQTEATAARLYGLPVEFSPDTSDDPCWEVINFDLEKEPGVPVRYPYFRLFE comes from the coding sequence ATGAATCCAGGCTTGCAGTACCCGATGTTTGGGCCGGAAATACAGTGTCCCCATTGTCGCCAGACTATTCCGGCGTTGACACTCACAGATACCTATTTGTGTCCGCGTCATGGCGCGTTTGAAGCTAATCCTAAAAATGGAGAGTTAATCCATTTGCAATCGGGGCGTCATTGGCGGAGGTGGAATAATGAGTGGTATAGACAGCATACTCATCCCGATGGTATTCGGTTTGAGATTCATGAAGCATTAGACAAGCTGTATACCCAAGGTTTTCGAGCAACACGAGTAGTTATTGCTCGACGTTATCAGGAATTGATGAGTGGCTACTTGGAACGCAGCACACCTTGGCGTTCTGGACAAACAGAAGCTACTGCTGCGCGTTTGTACGGCTTACCCGTGGAGTTTAGCCCCGATACCTCAGATGATCCCTGTTGGGAAGTGATTAATTTTGACTTGGAAAAAGAGCCTGGCGTCCCTGTGCGCTACCCCTATTTCAGGTTGTTTGAGTAA
- a CDS encoding VOC family protein has translation MHHASIRTANIHRAIAFYEHLGFTISERFTTGYTLACWMEGLGGRIELIQIPEPKPAPDAFADEHYVGYYHLSFDLTEITPDLPSWLTSLQERVLLAGESQTEELQPLKVLLEPTQQQIGDRIYEVAFIADTDGLPLEFIRVLAKLP, from the coding sequence ATGCACCACGCTTCTATTCGGACTGCGAATATTCATCGAGCGATCGCTTTCTACGAACATTTAGGGTTTACAATCTCAGAACGCTTTACCACAGGCTATACCCTAGCTTGCTGGATGGAAGGATTGGGCGGCAGAATTGAACTGATCCAAATTCCCGAACCAAAACCAGCCCCAGATGCCTTTGCTGATGAGCATTATGTGGGGTATTATCATCTCTCGTTCGATTTAACTGAGATTACACCAGATTTACCTAGTTGGTTGACAAGCTTACAAGAACGTGTATTGCTGGCGGGTGAGAGTCAAACTGAAGAATTACAACCGTTGAAGGTACTTTTAGAACCGACACAACAGCAAATAGGCGATCGCATTTACGAAGTGGCTTTTATTGCCGATACCGATGGCTTACCTCTCGAATTCATTCGGGTTTTAGCAAAACTTCCATAA
- a CDS encoding M16 family metallopeptidase, producing the protein MYGFSRFYKYPLPLLFLSLWLVAVFLLNNKPAHSQDSAILNKEKYQSTLLAKRIMPSTLTQNVRKTVLENGLTILTKEVHTAPVVTVQVWYKVGSRNEEPGVNGIAHQLEHMMFKGTSNRPIQFGRLFSALGSDSNAFTSYDQTAYYGTVERNKLKALLVLEADRMQNSQIEPEQLASEKRVVISELQGYENSPEYRLNRAVMQAVFPNHAYGLPVGGTKADVEKFDVEQVEKYYRNFYSPDNAVLVVVGDFQTANTLEIVKETFGKLGRGQDAGGRGQGAGVISSPSLSSPIVLREPGAGRLLQVVYPLPDANQPDVPALDVMDYILTEGRNSRLYQALVESGLASELTASVTSLRESGWYEVLVTAGSKQDLKKIDSALSSAIANVAEKGVTSEEVERAKTQLTADVILSNRDITSQAMRLGTDETTVGDYRYTDRYLAAVRLVKPTDVVAVINKYLKKGAGTVGFFEPTQKQITEVGDKPDSAQTTENFSPGAPVLLSEVMKYLPPVDLATDAIAQVLPQEFKFTNGLRILLLPDHSTPTVTLSGHIQAGTEFDPEDKAGLAAFVAENLLSGTKSKDDLTIAKVLAERGASLDFHANREGVHIEGDSLAEDLPVLLEVLADVVKNSTFPLKELELHRQQTLTDLQQELDEPSEVARRVFVQSIYPKKHPLHTFPTEESLQQIQRRDVIDFKAKHYRPDTTVLALVGDFDLDKVRSLIKNEFGNWEVSGQAPTLKYPPVSMPQKIVSVNPVLPGKAQAVTYMGYTGINRYDHRFHAALILNQILGGDTLSSKLGAEVRDRQGLSYGIYSSFQAGKNAGTFLIEMQTSPEDSRKAIASTREILQQIHQQGVTALEVETAKRTLISSYNVSLANPEELTDRILMNEVYGLDKGELHSLTDKIQKVTLDQVNQAARELLHPDQIVVVTAGPSVLAGRSIR; encoded by the coding sequence ATGTATGGATTTTCGAGATTTTATAAATATCCTTTGCCGTTATTATTTTTAAGCTTATGGCTAGTAGCAGTTTTTTTGTTAAACAATAAACCTGCTCATAGCCAAGATTCAGCCATATTAAACAAAGAAAAATATCAATCAACCTTGCTAGCAAAAAGAATAATGCCCTCAACACTGACACAAAATGTCCGTAAAACAGTGCTGGAGAATGGTCTAACTATCCTGACAAAGGAAGTGCATACTGCGCCAGTAGTGACGGTGCAGGTATGGTACAAGGTTGGCTCACGCAACGAAGAACCGGGGGTGAATGGCATTGCCCACCAGTTGGAACACATGATGTTTAAAGGTACTTCAAACCGTCCAATTCAATTTGGCCGTTTGTTTAGTGCTTTGGGTAGTGATTCCAATGCTTTCACCAGCTATGATCAAACTGCATATTACGGCACTGTAGAACGAAACAAGCTGAAAGCGCTCTTAGTGCTGGAAGCAGACAGGATGCAAAATTCCCAGATTGAGCCAGAACAACTGGCGAGTGAAAAGCGGGTAGTAATTTCTGAGTTGCAGGGTTACGAAAATAGTCCAGAATATCGCCTCAATCGTGCTGTCATGCAGGCGGTGTTTCCCAATCATGCTTATGGGTTGCCCGTGGGTGGTACTAAAGCTGATGTTGAGAAATTTGACGTTGAGCAGGTAGAGAAATATTACCGCAATTTTTATAGTCCCGATAATGCCGTCTTAGTAGTAGTTGGAGATTTTCAAACTGCAAACACCCTGGAAATAGTTAAAGAGACATTTGGCAAACTGGGCAGGGGGCAGGATGCAGGGGGCAGGGGGCAGGGGGCAGGAGTTATTTCTTCCCCATCTCTCTCATCTCCAATAGTATTACGAGAACCGGGAGCAGGGCGGCTATTACAAGTTGTGTATCCGCTACCGGATGCAAATCAACCGGATGTGCCTGCGCTGGATGTAATGGATTACATTTTGACAGAGGGACGGAATTCTAGACTTTATCAGGCATTGGTGGAATCAGGTTTAGCTAGTGAATTAACAGCCTCCGTTACCAGTTTGCGAGAATCTGGCTGGTATGAAGTGTTGGTGACGGCTGGTTCTAAACAAGATTTGAAAAAAATTGACTCAGCCTTGAGTAGTGCGATCGCTAATGTAGCAGAAAAAGGCGTGACCTCTGAAGAAGTAGAACGAGCCAAAACCCAATTAACAGCAGATGTAATTTTGAGTAACCGTGATATCACCTCTCAAGCAATGCGCTTGGGCACTGATGAGACAACAGTTGGTGATTATCGCTACACAGACCGTTATTTGGCTGCTGTTCGTCTGGTAAAGCCGACGGATGTTGTCGCTGTGATTAACAAATACCTGAAAAAAGGAGCCGGGACAGTAGGCTTTTTTGAACCAACCCAGAAGCAGATAACAGAAGTTGGTGATAAACCAGACTCAGCCCAAACTACAGAGAATTTTTCTCCTGGCGCACCTGTGCTTCTTTCTGAGGTGATGAAGTACTTACCGCCTGTGGATTTGGCTACAGATGCAATTGCCCAAGTGTTACCACAGGAATTTAAATTTACTAATGGACTGCGGATATTACTGTTACCAGATCATAGTACTCCCACCGTTACTCTGAGCGGCCACATTCAAGCTGGAACGGAATTTGATCCAGAAGATAAAGCTGGATTGGCTGCTTTTGTGGCAGAAAATTTGCTAAGTGGCACTAAAAGCAAAGACGACTTAACTATTGCCAAAGTCTTAGCAGAACGAGGGGCGAGTTTAGACTTTCACGCTAACCGAGAAGGTGTGCATATTGAAGGTGATAGTTTAGCAGAAGATTTGCCCGTACTCCTGGAGGTATTGGCAGATGTTGTTAAAAACAGTACCTTTCCACTCAAAGAATTGGAATTGCATCGCCAACAAACTTTAACTGATTTACAACAGGAATTAGATGAGCCATCAGAAGTAGCCAGAAGAGTATTTGTTCAGTCAATTTACCCGAAAAAACATCCCTTACATACTTTTCCCACAGAGGAGAGTTTACAGCAGATTCAGCGCCGGGATGTGATTGATTTTAAAGCTAAACATTATCGTCCAGATACGACAGTGTTGGCGCTGGTGGGAGATTTTGATCTAGACAAAGTGCGATCGCTGATTAAAAATGAGTTTGGTAATTGGGAAGTTAGCGGACAAGCACCGACATTAAAATATCCTCCGGTGTCAATGCCACAAAAAATAGTCAGTGTCAACCCAGTTTTACCAGGTAAAGCCCAAGCTGTGACATATATGGGTTACACAGGTATAAACCGTTATGATCATCGGTTTCATGCAGCCTTAATATTGAATCAGATATTGGGAGGCGATACCTTATCTAGTAAACTGGGTGCAGAAGTGCGCGATCGCCAAGGTTTAAGCTATGGAATTTATAGCTCCTTCCAAGCCGGGAAGAATGCAGGCACATTTTTGATAGAAATGCAAACTAGTCCTGAAGATAGCAGAAAAGCGATCGCTAGCACCCGCGAAATCTTACAACAAATCCATCAACAAGGCGTCACTGCACTAGAAGTAGAAACAGCTAAACGCACCCTCATCAGCAGCTACAACGTTTCTCTGGCAAACCCAGAAGAATTAACAGATAGAATTCTGATGAATGAGGTGTATGGACTAGATAAAGGAGAATTGCACTCCTTGACTGACAAAATACAGAAAGTCACTCTTGACCAAGTTAATCAAGCAGCTCGTGAGTTACTCCATCCAGATCAAATCGTAGTCGTTACTGCTGGGCCATCTGTGTTGGCAGGGAGAAGCATTAGGTAG